A stretch of Segatella copri DNA encodes these proteins:
- a CDS encoding DUF6926 domain-containing protein: MNRSIEAIPTWALCYIINGDASGLTDEEIRMVDEAMRKNNIEIVSPRYNEDMCTEPYFSHYPFFGLPTEVEDCDIIYHE; encoded by the coding sequence ATGAACAGAAGCATTGAAGCGATACCTACATGGGCACTCTGCTACATCATCAATGGCGATGCAAGCGGACTGACAGACGAGGAAATCCGTATGGTGGACGAAGCCATGCGCAAGAACAATATTGAGATAGTAAGTCCAAGATACAACGAGGACATGTGCACAGAACCTTACTTCAGCCATTATCCGTTCTTCGGACTGCCTACAGAAGTTGAGGACTGCGACATCATCTATCACGAGTAA
- a CDS encoding PcfK-like family protein has translation MNTTEYFKRTIQSYLEERAMEDELFAAKYDNPDKNIDDCVTYILNWVQKSGCNGFCDDEIYGQAIHYYEEKDIEVGKPLNCQVSVNHHIELTEEEKAQARQEAIRQYQQEQMNKMRNRDTAKRTSQRTETEVHQPSLFDTL, from the coding sequence ATGAACACTACAGAATATTTCAAGAGAACCATACAATCCTATTTGGAGGAGCGTGCTATGGAGGACGAACTCTTTGCAGCCAAGTATGACAACCCCGACAAGAACATAGACGATTGCGTCACCTATATCCTTAATTGGGTACAGAAGAGCGGTTGCAACGGCTTTTGCGATGACGAGATATATGGGCAAGCCATCCACTACTACGAGGAGAAGGACATCGAGGTAGGAAAACCATTGAACTGCCAAGTGTCTGTTAACCACCACATCGAACTCACAGAGGAGGAGAAGGCACAGGCAAGACAGGAAGCCATCCGCCAATATCAGCAAGAGCAGATGAACAAGATGCGTAACAGAGATACCGCCAAGCGCACCTCACAGAGAACGGAAACAGAAGTACACCAACCATCATTATTCGACACGTTATGA